A single window of Sulfurimonas sp. hsl 1-7 DNA harbors:
- a CDS encoding LLM class flavin-dependent oxidoreductase, which produces MKLGIFLLTENYHKTPHIAILNDVELAVYVESLGFDEVWFAEHHFNSFSVIPNPSLMMAYVAAKTSKISIGSAAFLAPFYQPLRLAEEISTLDNLSMGRINAGFAKGGFALDLKNFQASSEELRVRLFNNVREIDETLYEKEEFYPKPIQSKIPFYIATFSSKESIEFAARNNYGLMFSQGATIEECEEAVAYYKQLSGLEPEVVLMRVFYTSHNAVEAYENAVVATDHFVKSMRSLNAFKEQPSFNQANYTALLDQRYQFFDAKKFMSCAVVGSVDECRKEFLDIKRRINKLHLVLKPASVDARRIRKTLKLFHEEIQPYIK; this is translated from the coding sequence ATGAAACTGGGAATTTTTTTACTTACTGAAAACTATCATAAAACTCCTCACATAGCAATCTTAAATGACGTGGAACTAGCCGTTTATGTAGAATCTTTAGGGTTTGATGAAGTTTGGTTTGCAGAACACCATTTCAACTCTTTTAGCGTTATCCCTAATCCCTCATTAATGATGGCATATGTAGCGGCTAAGACCTCAAAGATCAGCATAGGAAGTGCAGCTTTTTTAGCCCCGTTTTACCAACCGCTTCGACTTGCAGAAGAGATATCTACACTTGATAACTTAAGCATGGGAAGGATAAATGCCGGTTTTGCCAAAGGGGGATTTGCACTTGATCTTAAAAACTTTCAGGCAAGTTCCGAGGAGCTTCGAGTGAGACTCTTTAACAACGTTAGAGAGATTGATGAAACACTCTATGAAAAAGAGGAGTTTTACCCAAAACCGATCCAGTCAAAAATCCCTTTTTATATCGCTACTTTTTCCTCTAAAGAGAGTATAGAGTTTGCAGCAAGAAACAACTATGGGCTTATGTTCTCCCAAGGCGCAACAATTGAAGAGTGTGAAGAAGCGGTTGCATACTATAAACAACTCTCAGGTCTAGAGCCGGAAGTGGTACTAATGCGTGTATTTTACACCTCACATAATGCAGTTGAAGCGTATGAGAATGCGGTTGTGGCAACTGATCACTTTGTAAAGTCGATGCGCTCTTTGAATGCTTTTAAAGAGCAGCCCAGCTTCAATCAAGCCAATTACACTGCCCTGCTCGATCAAAGATACCAGTTTTTCGATGCAAAAAAATTTATGAGTTGTGCCGTTGTCGGGAGTGTAGATGAGTGTAGAAAAGAGTTCTTGGATATCAAAAGGAGGATAAACAAATTGCATTTAGTTTTAAAACCTGCATCTGTTGATGCAAGAAGAATACGAAAAACTTTAAAACTCTTTCATGAAGAGATTCAACCATATATTAAATAA
- a CDS encoding ABC transporter ATP-binding protein, with product MELKPIIEVKNLHFSYPKYKVLHGLDFELHQGEVVSLLGQNGCGKSTLIRLILGLLKKDQGDILLHNKDIKSYKQNEIASQIAYIPQYHNVPFNYSVLDMVVMGRVFKMGLFASPGKHDISMAKEALEKIGIADLQNKPFGQLSGGQKQMVLLARALTQEAKTFIMDEPVSGLDYGNQIRLLQMISSLSQEGYTFLKTTHYPDHAMMVSSRVVSMKDGQILLSGSPKEVITSEMINNLYNIEAEIVHHNNNPLCVPSFSKKVL from the coding sequence ATGGAACTAAAACCTATCATAGAAGTAAAAAATCTCCATTTTTCCTATCCGAAATACAAAGTGCTTCACGGTCTTGACTTTGAGTTGCACCAAGGAGAAGTTGTCTCTTTACTGGGGCAAAACGGCTGCGGAAAAAGTACACTAATACGTCTTATTTTAGGGCTGTTAAAAAAGGATCAAGGGGATATTTTACTCCATAACAAAGATATAAAATCGTATAAACAAAATGAGATAGCATCGCAGATAGCCTATATTCCTCAGTATCATAATGTTCCGTTTAACTATTCGGTATTAGATATGGTAGTTATGGGAAGAGTTTTTAAGATGGGGCTTTTTGCAAGTCCTGGCAAACACGATATATCTATGGCAAAAGAGGCTTTGGAGAAGATCGGCATAGCAGATCTGCAAAACAAACCTTTCGGGCAGCTCAGCGGCGGACAGAAGCAGATGGTTTTACTTGCCCGTGCACTGACACAAGAGGCAAAAACATTCATTATGGATGAACCCGTTTCAGGTCTTGACTACGGTAACCAGATCCGACTCTTGCAGATGATTAGCTCCCTTTCACAAGAGGGGTACACATTTTTAAAAACGACTCACTACCCTGATCATGCAATGATGGTCTCTTCACGTGTAGTGAGTATGAAAGATGGACAGATTCTCTTAAGCGGTTCTCCAAAAGAGGTAATAACATCGGAGATGATCAATAATCTCTACAACATAGAAGCAGAAATTGTACACCATAATAACAACCCTTTATGTGTACCGAGTTTCTCAAAAAAAGTTTTATAA
- a CDS encoding FecCD family ABC transporter permease: MTRVQNGKFLFLGLILLLITATLLLLWGQYPIDLSTFQSYINYKVFGITTTLDPGTVTLLDNIILEIRLPRILLAILIGASLATSGAVFQAMFVNPLVSPGILGVLAGASFGAALGMLLTEEWFFIQVLAFTFGFIAVAFSVLIGSMVNNSRSSIMLVLGGVISGSLFTAFLSVIKYVADPYSTLPAIVYWLMGSLSMAELDGVLLVAIPMLISIFSMVLMGKYFDILSLGDEEAKALGVNVKMIKILAIILATLASSLSVVMAGIIGWIGLIIPHIIRMAIGPSHALLLPLSAIFGGLFLLLADSVSRLAMSVEIPIGILTSLIGIPIFIIVLKNARAAWN, translated from the coding sequence ATGACACGCGTACAAAACGGTAAGTTTCTTTTCCTTGGCCTTATACTTTTACTTATAACAGCAACTCTCTTGCTGTTATGGGGGCAATACCCGATTGATCTCAGTACATTCCAAAGCTACATAAATTATAAAGTTTTCGGAATAACAACTACACTTGACCCAGGCACTGTTACCCTTTTAGACAATATCATCTTAGAGATTCGCCTCCCCCGTATACTTTTAGCAATCCTTATCGGTGCATCATTGGCAACCTCGGGAGCAGTATTTCAGGCGATGTTTGTCAACCCTCTCGTTTCACCCGGAATTTTAGGTGTGCTTGCAGGGGCATCTTTTGGAGCAGCACTTGGAATGTTGCTTACTGAGGAGTGGTTTTTTATTCAGGTCCTTGCCTTTACTTTTGGATTTATCGCTGTAGCTTTCTCTGTTTTAATAGGCTCTATGGTCAACAACTCCCGATCAAGCATTATGTTGGTTCTCGGCGGGGTTATCAGCGGTTCACTTTTTACCGCTTTTTTATCAGTTATCAAATATGTTGCAGACCCTTACTCTACCCTGCCCGCTATTGTTTACTGGCTGATGGGGAGTTTATCTATGGCTGAACTAGACGGTGTATTGCTCGTAGCGATTCCGATGCTTATCAGTATTTTTTCTATGGTACTTATGGGGAAATATTTTGATATTTTAAGCCTTGGCGATGAGGAAGCAAAAGCACTGGGTGTGAATGTAAAGATGATAAAGATATTAGCCATTATACTCGCAACACTTGCAAGTTCACTTAGTGTTGTAATGGCGGGAATTATCGGATGGATTGGACTTATCATCCCACATATTATACGTATGGCGATTGGTCCTTCACACGCTTTACTACTTCCTCTTTCGGCTATATTCGGAGGGTTGTTTTTACTCCTGGCCGATTCCGTTTCGCGTTTGGCAATGAGTGTAGAGATCCCTATTGGGATACTTACATCGCTTATCGGTATACCTATCTTTATTATTGTACTCAAAAATGCGAGGGCAGCATGGAACTAA
- a CDS encoding ABC transporter substrate-binding protein encodes MNFFIPLLVFLLAISLQAKTVEDFYHNQVKVPEKITKVFGSSPPMNYLIYALNPKKMVGLNFKAKNPNNFATKEYLDPYFLSLPVIGTFHSTGAGINLETLLIRRPDLILVWADDMMVATVEKSIQRSKFPTFTVPFRKIEDIPRAIKVTADAIDEQNRGKLLSTYAQKSIDEIKTKLENVKDIRYYYAEGNDGLQTECDKSFHVEAMNFAGGENVHKCKQSNLRGLEQINIETLYKYNPEVIIAQNRMVYKNLFHNQLFHNLDAVKNKRVYLVPNTPFNWIDRPPSFMRVIGIEWLAHTFHPEVYNINLNKRIKEFYKLFLQVEITNKQIQTILGEDQE; translated from the coding sequence ATGAATTTTTTTATACCTCTACTGGTTTTTCTATTGGCTATATCTTTGCAGGCAAAAACTGTAGAAGATTTTTATCATAATCAGGTAAAAGTACCTGAGAAGATCACGAAAGTATTTGGTTCTTCACCACCTATGAACTACCTTATCTATGCACTTAATCCGAAAAAAATGGTAGGACTTAACTTTAAAGCAAAAAACCCTAACAATTTTGCGACAAAAGAGTATCTTGACCCCTACTTTTTATCTTTACCCGTCATTGGAACTTTCCACTCTACTGGAGCAGGCATCAATCTTGAAACACTTCTTATTCGCCGTCCCGATCTCATTTTAGTTTGGGCTGATGATATGATGGTTGCGACAGTTGAAAAGTCTATTCAACGTTCAAAGTTTCCCACTTTTACAGTCCCTTTCAGAAAAATCGAAGATATACCTCGTGCCATCAAAGTAACTGCTGATGCTATCGATGAACAAAATAGAGGAAAACTCTTAAGTACTTATGCACAAAAAAGTATAGATGAGATTAAAACAAAACTCGAAAATGTAAAAGATATTCGATATTACTACGCAGAAGGTAATGACGGATTACAAACAGAGTGTGATAAATCGTTTCATGTAGAAGCGATGAACTTTGCAGGGGGAGAAAATGTACATAAATGCAAACAAAGCAATCTTAGAGGGCTCGAACAGATCAATATTGAAACACTTTACAAATATAATCCCGAAGTGATCATCGCACAAAATCGTATGGTTTATAAAAACCTGTTTCACAATCAACTCTTCCACAACTTAGATGCAGTCAAAAATAAACGTGTTTATCTAGTACCAAATACACCTTTTAACTGGATCGACCGTCCACCCTCATTTATGAGAGTTATCGGCATAGAGTGGCTTGCACATACTTTTCATCCGGAGGTGTATAACATAAACCTCAACAAACGTATTAAAGAGTTTTACAAACTCTTTTTACAAGTAGAAATTACAAACAAACAGATTCAGACTATATTAGGAGAAGATCAAGAATGA
- the rho gene encoding transcription termination factor Rho has protein sequence MSENTQSQPRKTKTNNKTTNSKRTHTPVSGSSVEELRTKSIEDLVTLATELGVEHPNELKRQDVIFEILKAQTAQGGYILFSGILEIMQDGYGFIRSIDKSFNESINDAYVSNTQIRRFALRNGDVVTGQVRPPKDQERYYALIKIEAVNSLPPEESKKRPLFDNLTPLYPQEQLKLEYKEKGFTGRMMDLFAPIGKGQRSLIVAPPRSGKTELLKEIAHGITANHAEVDLMVLLVDERPEEVTDMERSVKGEVYSSTFDMPAKNHVKVAEMVIEKAKRRVELGRDVVILLDSITRLARAYNTVTPSSGKVLSGGVDANALHKPKRFFGAARNIENGGSLTIVATALIDTGSRMDEVIFEEFKGTGNSEVVLDRKIADRRIFPAIDILKSGTRKDDLLIGKDTLQKVFILRQMLHKQDNEVEALKFIYTTMGKKETNAEFLESMNTDK, from the coding sequence ATGAGCGAAAACACTCAATCACAACCCCGTAAAACAAAAACAAATAACAAAACAACTAATTCAAAAAGAACACATACTCCTGTAAGCGGTTCTAGTGTTGAAGAGTTACGTACTAAAAGTATTGAAGACTTAGTAACACTCGCTACAGAACTTGGTGTTGAACATCCAAATGAACTTAAACGTCAGGATGTAATTTTTGAGATCTTAAAAGCACAAACTGCTCAAGGCGGATACATCTTATTTAGCGGTATCTTAGAGATTATGCAAGATGGATACGGTTTCATCCGTTCAATCGACAAATCATTTAACGAATCAATCAATGATGCATATGTATCGAATACACAAATTCGTCGTTTTGCATTAAGAAACGGAGACGTTGTAACCGGACAGGTTCGCCCTCCTAAAGATCAAGAAAGATACTACGCACTTATTAAAATAGAAGCTGTAAACTCACTTCCACCGGAAGAATCTAAAAAACGTCCACTATTTGACAACTTAACTCCTCTTTATCCACAAGAACAACTTAAACTAGAGTACAAAGAAAAAGGTTTCACTGGCCGTATGATGGATCTTTTTGCTCCTATCGGTAAAGGGCAAAGAAGCCTTATCGTTGCACCTCCAAGAAGCGGTAAAACAGAACTTTTAAAAGAGATTGCACACGGTATCACTGCAAATCATGCAGAAGTTGATCTAATGGTACTTCTTGTAGATGAGAGACCAGAAGAGGTAACAGATATGGAGCGTAGCGTTAAAGGTGAAGTATACAGCTCAACTTTCGATATGCCTGCGAAAAACCACGTTAAAGTTGCAGAGATGGTAATCGAAAAAGCAAAACGTCGCGTTGAGCTTGGTCGTGATGTTGTAATCCTTCTTGACTCTATCACTCGTCTTGCTCGTGCATACAATACTGTTACACCTTCAAGTGGTAAAGTACTTTCTGGTGGTGTGGATGCGAATGCACTTCACAAACCAAAAAGATTCTTCGGAGCTGCAAGAAACATCGAAAACGGCGGAAGTTTAACGATCGTTGCAACAGCCCTGATCGACACAGGTAGTAGAATGGATGAAGTTATCTTTGAAGAGTTCAAAGGTACTGGTAATAGTGAAGTTGTTCTTGATAGAAAAATTGCAGACAGACGTATCTTCCCGGCAATCGACATCCTTAAATCTGGTACTCGTAAAGATGATCTTCTTATCGGTAAAGATACTTTACAAAAAGTATTTATCCTTCGCCAAATGCTTCATAAACAAGATAATGAGGTTGAAGCTCTTAAATTTATCTATACTACAATGGGTAAAAAAGAGACAAATGCTGAGTTTTTAGAGAGTATGAATACAGATAAGTAA
- a CDS encoding TonB-dependent receptor — translation MKLKLPLLSLVAITALHATPLSVEKIVINSSIEEEENGLYLSDEKKDSKQNKQTFTQKSLSTLSTQANMNPYTVIQFSPSVNFTPVDQTGSNEPAYHDPIRIRAKSQTGPGGVYLINGTPISSNPGGGKQMVDLENISSVDLHKGYLSVDKNLGFSSLIGKIDLNILKAKNKAGAHLSQSLGSNNFSKTFVRFDSGDMGDVCVFGSVSALKNDKTKGEGEQQRFNGMFGLSYKPNERFSSELYVIRNIDEHHNYASLSYAEAKDLDTYFSKDFATTKPTSASNNYYDWNKQEFYTTAVVADLTYKAGKDDTIVLKPYYKTDKGQYWFSKTKNSTPMVMNWQMEHDLYGAIASYDHSFGDAVNAKVGYWYHRQLPPGPPTDQKKYVVDGNGDLSYKGYAILADTSYHTLQAPFVELSGDMDKIHYSIGLQYQTFTLASIDSYTGTTSATSMDHDVAITQATLDPFSSVNEKKFNTFIPALYLSYDLSSTDTIYVDYSRTYGFDVNLFPTYASNRTAFVAQGITLQNLWDDLELETSDNIDLGARVLAGGVTLNPSVFVSFVNNKQANIYANGVNYPANVGKALGYGAEFAANGVITESLEFIASLSYNRYYFTEDFQASDTTTTDIKGNQLPDAPEFMAKGALSYTLKDWTFTPSVRYTSSRYGDAANTEKIDAFTLVDLDVAYKAPKMFGSKSTLFRLTATNLTNQKYISTIIAADNALAADSTASTYQTGAPFGMFASLNLKY, via the coding sequence ATGAAGTTAAAACTACCTCTATTATCGCTTGTTGCGATTACGGCTTTACATGCAACACCGCTGAGTGTTGAGAAAATTGTTATTAATTCCAGTATTGAAGAGGAGGAAAACGGCCTCTATCTTTCAGATGAGAAAAAAGACTCTAAACAAAATAAACAAACATTTACGCAAAAAAGTTTATCTACTCTTTCAACTCAGGCGAATATGAATCCTTACACGGTTATTCAATTTTCACCATCGGTAAACTTTACACCCGTTGATCAGACAGGTTCAAACGAACCGGCATATCACGATCCGATCCGCATCCGTGCTAAAAGCCAGACAGGTCCCGGCGGAGTTTATCTGATCAACGGAACTCCAATCTCAAGTAATCCCGGCGGGGGAAAACAGATGGTTGATCTTGAAAACATCTCATCTGTAGATCTGCACAAAGGGTATCTGAGTGTTGATAAAAACTTAGGGTTTTCATCTTTGATTGGAAAAATCGATCTCAATATTCTAAAAGCAAAGAATAAGGCGGGGGCACACCTTTCACAATCACTCGGAAGCAATAACTTTAGTAAAACATTTGTACGTTTCGATAGCGGAGATATGGGTGATGTGTGTGTATTTGGTTCAGTTTCTGCTCTAAAAAACGACAAAACTAAAGGGGAAGGTGAGCAGCAAAGATTTAACGGGATGTTTGGGCTCTCATATAAACCAAATGAGAGATTCTCATCAGAGCTTTATGTGATCAGAAATATTGACGAGCACCATAACTATGCAAGTTTAAGTTATGCCGAGGCAAAAGATCTAGACACCTATTTCTCAAAAGATTTTGCTACAACAAAACCGACTAGTGCATCAAACAACTATTATGACTGGAACAAACAAGAGTTTTACACAACTGCTGTAGTAGCAGATCTGACATACAAAGCCGGCAAAGATGATACTATCGTCTTAAAACCTTACTATAAAACAGACAAAGGACAATACTGGTTCAGTAAAACAAAGAACTCTACACCTATGGTTATGAACTGGCAAATGGAGCATGATCTTTACGGTGCAATCGCATCGTATGATCATAGTTTCGGTGATGCCGTAAATGCAAAAGTAGGATACTGGTACCACAGACAACTTCCTCCCGGACCACCGACAGATCAGAAAAAATATGTTGTAGATGGCAATGGGGATCTTTCATATAAAGGGTATGCAATCTTAGCTGACACTTCATACCATACGCTTCAGGCACCGTTTGTTGAACTTAGCGGTGATATGGACAAAATCCACTATAGCATAGGGCTTCAATACCAAACATTTACCCTTGCTTCAATCGATAGCTATACCGGTACTACAAGTGCTACAAGTATGGATCATGATGTTGCAATTACGCAAGCTACACTCGATCCATTCTCAAGTGTAAATGAAAAGAAATTTAACACTTTTATCCCTGCACTTTATCTCTCATATGATCTAAGTTCTACAGATACAATCTATGTAGATTACTCTAGAACATACGGGTTTGATGTGAATCTTTTCCCGACATATGCAAGTAACAGAACAGCTTTTGTCGCACAAGGAATTACGCTTCAAAACTTATGGGACGACTTAGAACTTGAAACATCTGACAATATTGACCTTGGAGCTCGTGTATTGGCAGGCGGAGTTACACTCAATCCAAGTGTTTTTGTATCGTTTGTAAACAATAAACAGGCAAACATCTATGCAAACGGCGTAAATTATCCTGCGAATGTGGGTAAAGCGCTTGGATACGGAGCAGAGTTTGCAGCTAACGGTGTAATTACCGAGAGTTTAGAGTTTATTGCTTCACTTTCATACAACAGATACTACTTTACGGAAGATTTTCAAGCTTCAGATACTACAACGACAGATATTAAAGGGAACCAGCTTCCTGATGCACCTGAGTTTATGGCTAAAGGAGCCCTCTCTTACACTCTAAAAGATTGGACATTTACACCAAGTGTAAGATATACATCAAGCAGATACGGTGATGCGGCAAATACTGAAAAAATTGATGCTTTTACACTAGTTGATCTTGACGTTGCCTACAAAGCGCCAAAAATGTTCGGCTCTAAAAGTACACTGTTCAGACTTACGGCAACAAACCTGACAAACCAAAAATATATCTCGACAATCATCGCAGCCGATAATGCACTAGCAGCTGACTCAACTGCTAGTACATACCAGACAGGTGCACCTTTTGGAATGTTTGCAAGTTTAAATCTAAAATATTAA
- the murI gene encoding glutamate racemase: protein MKVGVFDSGIGGLTVVKSLLKHQLFEEIVYYGDTARVPYGSKDKNTIIRYGIEAVEMFKNFELDMIVVACNTVSAYALNEMNETASCPVIGVVEAGVLACANILENKDANVLVLGTKATVNSKAYENGLTNLSYTNINSLATPLFVPIVEEELNNSTILAETMKHYFKDVSTPDALILGCTHFPLIADELQNHFGENTKLIHSGDAIVEYLSNRFDLSKKYPEPTLKFFASENPEALRKIANKWLEL, encoded by the coding sequence ATGAAAGTCGGTGTATTTGACAGTGGTATTGGTGGACTAACGGTTGTAAAATCGCTGCTTAAACACCAACTTTTTGAAGAGATCGTATACTATGGCGATACGGCTCGCGTCCCTTACGGTTCAAAAGATAAAAACACAATCATCCGTTACGGAATCGAAGCGGTTGAGATGTTTAAAAACTTTGAGCTCGATATGATTGTAGTTGCTTGTAACACTGTCAGTGCTTATGCTCTAAATGAGATGAACGAAACTGCATCTTGTCCCGTTATCGGTGTAGTTGAAGCGGGTGTACTTGCGTGTGCAAATATACTGGAAAATAAAGACGCAAACGTTTTAGTTCTGGGAACAAAAGCGACTGTAAATTCAAAAGCGTATGAAAACGGTTTAACAAATCTCTCCTATACAAACATCAACTCTCTTGCAACACCACTTTTTGTACCTATCGTTGAAGAGGAACTAAACAACAGTACGATTTTAGCCGAGACGATGAAACACTATTTTAAAGATGTTTCAACGCCTGATGCTTTGATCCTAGGCTGTACACACTTCCCTCTTATCGCAGATGAACTGCAAAACCATTTCGGTGAGAATACGAAACTTATCCATTCAGGTGATGCGATCGTAGAGTACCTAAGCAACAGATTTGATCTAAGCAAAAAATATCCTGAGCCGACACTCAAATTTTTTGCATCGGAAAACCCTGAAGCACTTAGAAAAATTGCAAATAAATGGCTGGAACTATGA
- a CDS encoding TonB-dependent receptor plug domain-containing protein has protein sequence MKKTYFSFVTVMLLTTTSLTAAETVLETIDVNSDVEHRDDLQLESPTNLYKIHKSTKAGTEVLTQKDIEAYSPKDVIDLLNKATGMDLSYHGRRSPYDLKMRGSSNITYIIDGAILPPAASRMLYKFPLIAIEEIQIVRSATALSIAPSINVGASNSSSGVNIGYIIIRTKQPKKTEGILSAFFEKAVSQPYANGQSLYTGTRFGSSDSWNGYIGAMVSRFDRRSKETWFDGTESTSGMVNGGISNGKFNLNFMAYKDIGSLEMQRGIKLDGTLDNAKWYYDPLKTTLLSVDGSMVWSEGQVTLFSLAHTQYEQFEHNENFILPAASTRNYEEKTQSYSLRHNATFGDTKLQFGGQYVESNGFGSDLFNPYVKYDTSIKGASASVEQSLFDGDLVVDAGYRWDQKHIKNSTAAKSEALANPDANNGVDLAPASIITVGAVYNILDTQTLSARYFYGDQGVSGDFTLETQDGSKLDPEKQTRYEISLDSKFTRSFNSLITYFDTKVENEKRATSNTYIVDGDEYYYYTQVDSHTKGLELTLNGKIAKTTNYKFSWTKILSKETQDFAGVTDEVGVVVPEDTFTALLSHRWEEYLFNISGKQVSGYTSSKSPMGLSNADLGDYTRFDANIVKEFDYYGVPTTAKFYGRNLTNNHYATKYTTGYYFDRGRTLGLEVTLKF, from the coding sequence ATGAAAAAAACATACTTTAGTTTTGTAACTGTCATGTTACTTACAACAACTTCACTTACCGCTGCAGAGACTGTGCTTGAGACAATCGATGTAAACTCTGATGTTGAGCATAGAGATGATCTGCAATTGGAGAGTCCTACAAACTTATACAAGATACATAAAAGTACAAAAGCAGGTACTGAGGTTCTTACACAAAAAGATATTGAGGCTTATAGTCCAAAAGATGTGATTGATCTTTTAAATAAAGCGACTGGAATGGATCTAAGTTATCACGGACGCCGTAGCCCGTATGATCTTAAAATGCGCGGTAGTAGCAATATCACCTATATTATAGACGGGGCAATTCTTCCTCCCGCAGCTAGCCGTATGCTTTACAAATTTCCACTCATCGCTATTGAGGAGATTCAGATTGTAAGAAGTGCTACTGCTCTCTCGATCGCTCCATCTATTAATGTCGGTGCTTCAAACAGCAGTTCAGGTGTAAACATCGGTTATATCATTATCCGTACAAAACAACCAAAAAAGACAGAAGGGATCTTAAGTGCTTTTTTTGAAAAAGCTGTTAGTCAGCCCTATGCAAACGGCCAGTCTCTGTACACCGGGACACGTTTTGGAAGCAGTGATTCATGGAATGGATATATAGGTGCGATGGTTTCACGTTTCGATCGAAGAAGTAAAGAGACTTGGTTTGACGGGACTGAGAGTACATCGGGTATGGTAAACGGTGGAATCAGTAACGGAAAATTTAACCTGAACTTTATGGCCTATAAAGATATAGGCTCTTTAGAGATGCAAAGGGGTATAAAACTTGACGGTACTCTCGATAATGCGAAATGGTATTACGATCCGTTAAAAACGACTCTTCTTTCAGTTGATGGGAGTATGGTTTGGAGCGAAGGACAAGTGACACTTTTTTCTCTTGCACATACACAATATGAACAATTTGAGCATAATGAGAACTTTATATTGCCCGCAGCTTCAACACGTAACTATGAAGAAAAAACACAATCATACAGCTTAAGACACAACGCTACATTTGGAGATACAAAACTTCAGTTTGGCGGACAATATGTTGAAAGTAACGGATTTGGTTCTGATCTATTTAACCCGTATGTTAAATACGACACGTCTATTAAAGGTGCATCGGCTTCGGTAGAACAAAGTTTATTTGACGGTGACTTGGTGGTTGATGCAGGATACAGATGGGATCAAAAACACATAAAAAACTCTACAGCGGCAAAATCGGAAGCTTTAGCTAATCCTGATGCAAACAACGGTGTAGATTTAGCACCAGCGTCAATCATCACAGTTGGTGCCGTTTATAACATCTTAGATACTCAAACTTTAAGTGCACGCTACTTTTACGGTGATCAAGGAGTATCTGGTGACTTTACCTTAGAGACGCAAGATGGAAGCAAACTCGATCCTGAAAAACAGACACGTTATGAGATCTCACTCGATTCAAAGTTTACCCGCTCATTTAACTCTCTTATTACCTATTTTGATACAAAAGTAGAAAATGAGAAACGTGCAACATCCAATACATACATCGTTGACGGTGATGAGTATTACTACTACACCCAAGTTGATTCACATACAAAAGGTCTTGAACTGACACTCAATGGAAAAATTGCCAAAACAACCAACTACAAGTTTTCATGGACAAAAATCCTCTCTAAAGAGACTCAAGATTTTGCAGGTGTAACGGATGAAGTCGGAGTTGTTGTACCCGAAGATACTTTTACTGCCCTGCTCTCACACAGATGGGAGGAGTACCTCTTTAACATTTCAGGCAAACAGGTGAGTGGCTATACAAGTTCTAAAAGCCCTATGGGACTCTCAAATGCCGACTTGGGTGACTATACACGTTTTGATGCCAATATTGTAAAAGAGTTCGATTATTACGGAGTACCTACTACTGCAAAATTTTACGGACGAAACCTTACAAACAACCATTACGCAACAAAATATACAACAGGGTATTACTTTGATCGAGGTCGTACACTCGGGTTAGAAGTAACTCTTAAATTTTAA